In one Mycobacteroides chelonae genomic region, the following are encoded:
- a CDS encoding arabinosyltransferase domain-containing protein has protein sequence MPSPLSKSATAGTAQRARLISLAAASIGVLLCVLVPLLPVRQSTVDITWPQGVTADGNITSITAPLVSGAPLSFEAHIPCAAIATLPASGGVVLSTSPDGGLEASRHALFVRATSDLVVVAFRDNVATVAPRKAVESGGCTSLDIWANAGGVGANFAGLPGANGTLPIEKKPQVTGLFTDLKVPAAGGPTAHVVVDTRFITSPTALKLAALILGLAAVAIAIGALAVLDRGARRPTRRSFKLPDRAALLTNGVADVGVVGTLLLWHVIGAITSDDGNVLVEARVAHQAGYVTEYYRYFGATASPFDWYATLLSWLTQVSTVGVWMRVPATLAGIGTWYILRKKMLPRLGEQLAASRTAVWTAALVFLAAWLPFNNGLRPEPIIVFGTVVTWILVERSIATRRLSPAALAIVTALLTATVAPQGLIALGPLLAGGRAIARVISVRRVRYGRFTPVTVLAASVAGVLAFTFRDQTLATVAESARIKYVVGPTIAWYQEFLRYYFLTVESNVDGSLTRRIAVFTLLLCLFGTLAVLLRRGVLPGLASGPVWRLLGSTAIGLLLLTFTPTKWAIQFGVFAGLAGALGAVAAFTFARVGLHSRRNLALYVTALLFILAWSTSGINGWFYVGNYGVPWFDKQPVIAGQPVTTIFLALSIVTALLAGWLHFRLDYAGHTEVENTRRNRLLASTPLMIVAAIMVILEVSSMAKGVYARSDTYTTGKANLLALAGNPCAMANDVLVEPDANEGLLQPVPGQPAGKYGPLGGTDPIGFTPDAVETGMTSLPVIGKPGLVNSDASPNAPIMEVSDAAGTTGGIGPVGINGSNALLPFGLDPARTPVMGSYGENSIAAHLKSSWYELPPPSPDRPLVVISAAGAIWSFQQDGTFSPEINYGQSLKLEWGIRDQSSPGGIRALRQDYPIDIGPQRVWRNLRFPTKTAPAGANVVRIVADDPNLSNDQWLAFTPPRVPTLKTAQDLLGSDTPVLLDMAVAQNFPCQRPFSERLGVAELPKFRVMPEHKQVATSSNMWMSAEDGGPFMFTTALLRTSSVPAYLRNDWYRDWGSIEKYEPVVAADLAPNAQLTEGTVVVNGWTRNGPIRALP, from the coding sequence GTGCCTTCGCCGCTTTCAAAGTCCGCGACAGCAGGTACAGCCCAGCGGGCACGTCTGATTTCATTGGCTGCGGCCTCCATCGGTGTGCTGTTGTGTGTGCTCGTTCCCCTGCTGCCGGTCCGCCAGTCCACCGTCGACATCACCTGGCCTCAGGGAGTCACGGCCGACGGGAATATCACCAGCATCACGGCACCGCTGGTGTCGGGCGCACCGCTGTCCTTCGAGGCGCACATCCCCTGCGCTGCCATCGCGACCTTGCCCGCCAGCGGCGGTGTGGTGCTCTCGACCAGTCCCGACGGCGGGCTCGAGGCAAGCCGGCACGCGTTGTTCGTCCGCGCGACCTCCGACCTGGTGGTGGTCGCCTTCCGCGATAACGTCGCGACGGTCGCCCCACGCAAGGCGGTGGAATCCGGTGGTTGCACCTCGCTGGACATCTGGGCCAATGCCGGCGGTGTGGGTGCCAACTTCGCCGGACTCCCCGGCGCCAACGGAACCCTGCCCATCGAGAAAAAGCCTCAGGTGACCGGCCTGTTCACCGACCTGAAGGTGCCCGCGGCGGGCGGGCCGACAGCCCACGTGGTGGTCGACACCCGGTTCATCACCAGCCCAACCGCTTTGAAGCTCGCGGCCTTGATTCTCGGCCTTGCCGCGGTGGCCATCGCCATCGGAGCACTGGCCGTACTGGACCGCGGTGCACGTAGACCCACCCGGCGCTCGTTCAAGCTGCCTGACCGCGCGGCTCTGCTGACCAACGGCGTCGCCGATGTCGGAGTCGTTGGCACACTTCTTCTTTGGCATGTCATCGGCGCCATCACCTCCGACGACGGCAATGTCCTGGTCGAGGCGCGCGTGGCCCATCAGGCCGGATACGTCACCGAGTACTACCGCTACTTTGGCGCCACGGCCTCTCCATTCGATTGGTACGCAACCCTTTTGAGCTGGCTTACGCAAGTCAGCACGGTGGGCGTCTGGATGCGCGTGCCGGCCACTCTCGCGGGCATCGGCACCTGGTACATCCTGCGCAAGAAGATGCTGCCCCGCCTCGGTGAACAGCTCGCCGCGAGCCGCACCGCGGTATGGACCGCGGCACTGGTCTTCCTGGCTGCCTGGCTGCCCTTCAACAATGGCCTGCGGCCCGAACCGATCATCGTGTTCGGCACCGTGGTCACCTGGATCCTGGTGGAGCGCTCCATCGCGACCCGGCGCCTATCCCCCGCCGCTCTGGCTATCGTGACGGCGCTGCTCACCGCGACCGTCGCTCCGCAGGGCCTCATCGCGCTGGGACCGCTACTCGCCGGCGGACGGGCCATTGCCCGCGTGATCTCGGTACGGCGGGTCCGGTACGGACGATTCACCCCCGTCACCGTGCTGGCGGCATCGGTCGCAGGCGTGCTGGCCTTCACCTTCCGGGACCAGACACTGGCCACGGTCGCCGAATCCGCCCGCATCAAGTATGTGGTGGGCCCGACGATCGCCTGGTACCAGGAATTTCTGCGCTACTACTTCCTGACCGTCGAATCCAATGTCGACGGCTCGCTGACACGCCGCATCGCGGTGTTCACCCTGCTGCTCTGCCTCTTCGGCACACTCGCGGTGCTACTGCGCCGCGGGGTACTTCCGGGCCTGGCCAGCGGACCGGTGTGGCGACTCCTCGGGAGCACCGCGATCGGGCTGCTGTTACTCACCTTCACCCCCACCAAATGGGCGATCCAATTCGGCGTCTTCGCCGGGCTGGCCGGTGCACTCGGCGCGGTCGCGGCCTTCACGTTCGCCCGGGTCGGACTGCACTCACGACGCAACCTGGCGCTATACGTCACGGCCCTGCTGTTCATCCTGGCGTGGTCCACCTCCGGCATTAACGGCTGGTTCTACGTCGGCAATTACGGCGTGCCGTGGTTCGACAAGCAACCGGTCATCGCCGGACAACCGGTCACCACGATCTTCCTGGCGCTGTCGATCGTCACCGCCCTGCTGGCTGGTTGGTTGCACTTCCGCCTGGACTACGCCGGGCACACCGAGGTCGAGAACACCCGCAGGAACCGGCTTCTGGCCTCCACACCGCTGATGATCGTGGCGGCGATCATGGTGATACTCGAGGTCTCCTCCATGGCCAAGGGGGTTTACGCACGCAGCGATACCTACACCACCGGCAAGGCCAATCTGCTGGCCCTGGCCGGCAACCCGTGCGCGATGGCCAACGACGTCCTTGTCGAACCCGACGCCAATGAGGGCCTGCTGCAACCCGTTCCGGGCCAGCCGGCGGGCAAGTACGGCCCCCTCGGCGGCACCGATCCCATCGGCTTCACCCCCGATGCGGTGGAGACCGGTATGACCTCGCTGCCCGTCATCGGCAAGCCGGGCCTGGTGAACTCCGATGCCTCACCCAACGCGCCGATCATGGAGGTCAGCGATGCGGCCGGGACCACCGGCGGTATCGGGCCCGTCGGAATCAATGGCTCCAACGCACTGCTGCCATTCGGACTCGATCCCGCCCGCACTCCGGTGATGGGTAGCTACGGCGAGAATTCGATTGCCGCGCATCTGAAGTCCTCGTGGTACGAGCTTCCCCCGCCCAGCCCGGATCGCCCACTGGTGGTGATCTCGGCCGCCGGAGCGATCTGGTCGTTCCAGCAAGACGGCACCTTCAGTCCGGAGATCAACTACGGCCAGTCGCTCAAGCTGGAGTGGGGCATCCGCGACCAGAGCAGTCCCGGTGGCATCCGCGCGCTTCGCCAGGATTACCCGATCGACATTGGGCCGCAGCGGGTCTGGCGCAACCTGCGGTTCCCCACCAAGACCGCTCCTGCAGGGGCCAACGTGGTTCGGATAGTCGCCGACGACCCGAACCTGTCCAACGACCAGTGGTTGGCATTCACCCCACCCCGGGTACCCACCCTCAAGACCGCACAGGATCTGTTGGGCTCCGATACTCCGGTGCTACTGGATATGGCCGTGGCGCAGAACTTCCCATGCCAGCGACCGTTCAGCGAGCGCCTCGGGGTCGCCGAGCTGCCCAAGTTCCGGGTCATGCCCGAGCACAAGCAGGTCGCGACGTCGTCGAACATGTGGATGTCGGCCGAGGACGGCGGACCGTTCATGTTCACCACCGCGCTGCTGCGAACCTCCTCGGTTCCGGCCTATCTGCGTAATGACTGGTACCGCGACTGGGGCTCGATCGAGAAGTACGAGCCCGTCGTCGCCGCGGACCTGGCACCCAACGCACAACTCACTGAGGGCACCGTCGTCGTGAACGGCTGGACCCGCAACGGACCGATTCGAGCCCTGCCATGA
- a CDS encoding ATP-binding protein produces the protein MQPSPYTPGQVARDVVGRTEQLAEIGERLMYMTELGRLIGRIRVDTGPRGVGKTSLLREVQRDAEARGVVTVWVTAGGDEPLASAIATQIRVRGAAWKKKSRGRLLRAIDQVNFTAGVPGVAQIGATVKPAQGGQAESSFKELIVETVTAARGEGHRGLVLLIDEIQDADRAGLRTLAVTWQDLQAEAAALPAGVFAAGLPQTPEIISAAATFSERFAYRTLQRLGADASRVALVKPAGEAGVGWAPDALDAVIAQTSGYPYTLQLYADAAWARAGYPDPGGQIRIADVEHAARQVADDMDALFRARWNNATPVQRRFLSAMAQALSDDRSASRADIAAAMGRDSRAISAARAALIDKGLIAVAGHGLLEFTIPGFAGFVRAQEG, from the coding sequence ATGCAGCCCAGCCCGTACACACCAGGTCAGGTGGCGCGCGACGTGGTCGGGCGCACGGAACAGCTTGCCGAGATCGGTGAGCGGCTGATGTATATGACCGAGCTCGGCCGGCTGATCGGGCGCATCCGCGTCGACACCGGCCCACGTGGGGTGGGAAAGACTTCCCTATTGCGCGAGGTGCAGCGCGATGCGGAGGCGCGTGGCGTGGTGACGGTGTGGGTCACCGCCGGAGGAGATGAGCCGCTCGCGTCGGCCATCGCGACGCAGATCCGCGTGCGGGGGGCGGCGTGGAAGAAGAAGTCACGCGGCCGCCTGCTTCGCGCCATCGATCAGGTCAACTTTACGGCCGGCGTACCGGGTGTGGCCCAGATCGGTGCCACCGTCAAACCGGCGCAAGGCGGCCAGGCCGAGTCGTCGTTCAAGGAACTGATTGTCGAGACCGTTACGGCCGCCCGCGGGGAGGGACACCGCGGACTGGTGCTGCTGATCGACGAGATCCAGGACGCCGACCGGGCCGGGCTTCGTACGCTGGCCGTGACCTGGCAGGACCTGCAGGCCGAGGCCGCGGCCCTGCCCGCCGGGGTGTTCGCGGCGGGTTTACCGCAGACGCCCGAGATCATCAGTGCTGCGGCGACATTCAGTGAACGATTCGCCTATCGCACGCTGCAGCGTCTTGGCGCCGACGCGTCTCGGGTGGCGCTCGTCAAACCGGCCGGGGAAGCGGGAGTCGGGTGGGCGCCGGATGCGCTCGATGCCGTTATCGCGCAGACGAGCGGGTATCCGTACACCCTGCAGCTGTACGCCGACGCCGCATGGGCGCGCGCGGGTTACCCGGATCCAGGGGGTCAGATCCGGATCGCCGACGTGGAGCACGCCGCCCGACAGGTCGCCGACGATATGGATGCGCTGTTTCGCGCGCGCTGGAACAACGCCACACCGGTGCAGCGGCGCTTCCTGTCGGCGATGGCGCAGGCGTTGTCCGATGATCGCTCGGCCAGCAGGGCCGATATCGCGGCCGCCATGGGCCGGGATTCGCGGGCGATCAGCGCCGCCCGCGCCGCACTCATCGATAAGGGCTTGATCGCCGTCGCGGGCCACGGACTTCTCGAGTTCACCATCCCTGGCTTCGCGGGTTTTGTTCGCGCTCAAGAGGGCTGA
- a CDS encoding arabinosyltransferase domain-containing protein, with product MTVQGNATEKVAGNGDGDYRRARLIAIVTGFLGAVLAIATPLLPVRQDTAELNWPQNGTLTSVDAPLIGYVPTDLTITVPCAAAKGLEGHNTVLLSTVPKQAPNAVDRGMLIQRIGGDLVVIVRNVPVVSAPLSEVTGPNCQQLQVIAHSDKVTGQFVGLTQGPKDAKPGQPRAGERGGYDFRPQIVGVFTDLSGPAPAGLHLSATVDTRYSSSPTVIKFIAMILGVLLTGISLIALHTLDTADGRKHKRFMPEGWWKPRPLDALVGAVLVWWHFVGANTSDDGYILTMARVAEHSGYMANYYRWFGTPESPFGWYYDLLTLWAHISTASVWMRLPTLIMGVLCWAVISREVIPRLGHAARTNPVVPWTAAAMFLAFWLPFNNGLRPEPIIAVGILLTWCSVERSIATNRLLPAAVACIIGALTLFSGPTGIASIGALLVAIGPLRTIVGKRAKRFGYAALLAPILAAGLVTLIVIFRDQTLVGEIQANALKSAVGPSLNWFDEHVRYERLFLPTTDGAISRRFPVLALLIALGVAVAMTLRKNKIPGTASGPSRRIIGITLISFIAIMFTPTKWTHHFGVFAGLAGSLGALAAVAVTAAAMRSPRNRTLYAAIVLFVLSLSFSSVNGWWYVSNFGVPWSNSFPQWHFGISTVFFGLSVLAILTAAWMHFTGRDHPGRTPVHPVLARIAESPLAVGTWIVVIWSVFSLTAGMVNQYPAWSVGRSNLDALRGNGCGLANDVLVEEDPNAGMLQPIDAPIGQALAADTNIMFDPNGIPSDVSADEENNPQASDSFVARDKSGNNVNGSQEGTEGGTTVVAGVNGSRARLPFDLRPETTPVMGSYQIGSQRPARLQSAWYRLPPKDATKPLVVLAAAGRFDPVELQAQFAGEDGKVMGAISFADLGPSPAWRNLRMSRDAIPTSATRIRLLVTDDDLAPQHWIAVTPPRVPSLRSLQAVVGADPVFLDWLVGLAFPCQRPFDHKNGVIEIPKWRILPDRFGAEANSPVMDYLGGGPLGITELLLKATPVPTYLQNDWFRDWGALQRFTPYYRNATVAQLQLGTAVHSGLWTPAPLRKSR from the coding sequence GAACGGCACCCTCACCAGTGTTGACGCGCCCCTCATCGGGTACGTACCCACCGACCTCACGATCACAGTGCCCTGCGCGGCGGCCAAGGGGCTCGAGGGCCACAACACCGTGCTGCTCTCGACCGTGCCCAAGCAGGCGCCCAACGCGGTGGACCGCGGCATGCTGATCCAGCGCATCGGCGGCGACCTCGTGGTGATCGTGCGCAATGTGCCGGTGGTCTCTGCCCCCCTGTCCGAGGTCACCGGCCCCAACTGCCAACAACTCCAAGTCATCGCGCATTCGGACAAGGTGACCGGCCAGTTCGTCGGCCTGACGCAGGGTCCCAAGGACGCCAAACCCGGACAGCCCCGCGCCGGGGAGCGCGGCGGGTACGACTTCCGGCCCCAGATCGTCGGCGTGTTCACCGACCTGTCCGGACCCGCTCCGGCGGGCCTGCACCTCTCCGCCACCGTCGACACCCGCTACAGCAGCTCCCCCACCGTCATCAAGTTCATCGCGATGATCCTGGGCGTCCTGCTGACCGGCATCTCGCTGATCGCGCTGCACACTCTCGATACGGCCGACGGGCGCAAGCACAAGCGCTTCATGCCCGAGGGCTGGTGGAAGCCCAGACCCCTCGACGCGCTGGTCGGCGCGGTACTGGTGTGGTGGCACTTCGTGGGCGCCAACACCTCCGATGACGGCTACATCCTCACCATGGCCCGCGTCGCGGAGCACTCGGGCTACATGGCCAACTACTACCGCTGGTTCGGCACCCCCGAGTCGCCGTTCGGCTGGTACTACGACCTGCTGACCCTCTGGGCGCACATCAGCACCGCCAGCGTCTGGATGCGGCTGCCCACCCTGATCATGGGCGTGCTCTGTTGGGCCGTCATCAGCCGCGAGGTGATCCCGCGACTGGGCCACGCCGCGCGCACCAATCCGGTGGTGCCCTGGACGGCGGCCGCGATGTTCCTGGCGTTCTGGCTGCCGTTCAACAACGGCCTGCGACCCGAACCGATCATCGCCGTCGGCATCCTGTTGACGTGGTGCTCGGTCGAACGATCGATCGCCACCAACCGGCTCCTTCCCGCCGCGGTCGCATGCATCATCGGTGCGCTCACCCTGTTCTCCGGACCAACGGGTATCGCCTCCATCGGTGCGTTGTTGGTCGCGATAGGACCACTACGAACCATCGTGGGCAAGCGCGCCAAACGATTCGGCTATGCCGCGCTGCTGGCACCGATCCTGGCGGCCGGACTGGTCACGTTGATCGTCATCTTCCGGGATCAAACCCTGGTCGGTGAGATCCAGGCCAACGCGCTCAAGTCGGCCGTGGGACCGTCGTTGAACTGGTTCGACGAACACGTGCGCTACGAACGGCTGTTCCTGCCCACCACAGACGGCGCGATCTCCCGGCGATTCCCGGTGCTGGCCCTGCTCATCGCGCTCGGCGTGGCCGTGGCGATGACATTGCGCAAGAACAAGATCCCCGGCACCGCAAGCGGCCCCAGCCGGCGGATCATCGGCATCACGCTGATCTCGTTCATCGCGATCATGTTCACTCCCACCAAGTGGACACACCACTTCGGGGTGTTCGCGGGCCTGGCGGGATCACTGGGCGCGCTGGCCGCCGTGGCCGTGACCGCCGCAGCGATGCGCTCACCACGCAACCGCACGCTGTACGCCGCCATCGTGCTGTTCGTCCTCTCCCTCTCGTTCTCCAGCGTGAACGGGTGGTGGTACGTCTCCAACTTCGGCGTGCCGTGGTCGAATTCCTTCCCGCAATGGCACTTCGGCATCAGCACCGTCTTCTTCGGACTGTCGGTGCTCGCCATTCTGACAGCGGCATGGATGCATTTCACCGGCCGCGACCACCCCGGCCGCACACCCGTGCATCCGGTGCTGGCACGCATCGCCGAGTCTCCTCTGGCGGTCGGCACCTGGATCGTCGTCATCTGGTCGGTCTTCTCCCTGACCGCGGGCATGGTCAACCAGTACCCGGCCTGGTCGGTCGGACGTTCCAACCTCGACGCACTGCGCGGAAACGGCTGCGGGCTGGCCAACGACGTGCTGGTCGAGGAGGATCCGAACGCCGGGATGCTGCAACCGATCGACGCCCCGATCGGGCAGGCACTGGCCGCCGATACCAACATCATGTTCGACCCCAACGGGATTCCTTCGGATGTCTCGGCCGACGAGGAGAACAACCCCCAGGCCTCGGACAGCTTCGTCGCACGCGACAAGAGCGGTAACAACGTCAACGGCAGCCAGGAAGGCACCGAGGGCGGCACCACCGTCGTCGCGGGTGTCAATGGATCACGGGCACGCCTGCCCTTCGACCTCAGGCCCGAGACCACCCCCGTGATGGGCAGCTATCAGATCGGCAGTCAACGTCCCGCCCGGCTGCAGTCGGCGTGGTACCGGCTGCCCCCCAAGGACGCCACCAAGCCGCTGGTCGTGTTGGCGGCCGCGGGCCGGTTCGACCCGGTAGAGCTGCAGGCGCAGTTCGCCGGTGAGGACGGAAAGGTCATGGGCGCCATATCATTTGCCGACCTGGGCCCCTCCCCGGCTTGGCGAAACCTACGGATGTCTCGCGATGCCATCCCGACGAGCGCCACCCGAATCCGGCTGCTGGTCACCGATGACGACTTGGCACCGCAACATTGGATCGCGGTCACCCCGCCCCGTGTGCCGTCGTTGCGTTCACTGCAGGCCGTTGTGGGCGCCGATCCGGTGTTCCTGGATTGGCTTGTGGGACTTGCCTTCCCTTGCCAGCGGCCGTTCGACCACAAGAACGGGGTCATCGAGATCCCGAAGTGGCGCATCCTCCCCGACCGCTTCGGCGCGGAAGCCAACTCGCCGGTGATGGACTACCTCGGTGGCGGCCCACTGGGCATCACCGAGCTGCTGTTGAAGGCCACTCCGGTACCGACCTATCTGCAGAACGACTGGTTCCGCGACTGGGGTGCGTTGCAACGGTTTACGCCGTACTACCGGAATGCCACCGTGGCACAGCTGCAGCTCGGAACCGCTGTGCACAGCGGACTCTGGACACCCGCGCCGTTGCGTAAGAGTCGATAG